A window of Candidatus Binatia bacterium genomic DNA:
GGAAATCCTCGCTATCCCGACGTCGAAACGGTTCCGCTCACGGTGCTCATCAACCCGAAGATCACTCCCATGGCCAACCATATGGAGGAGGACTGGGAGGGATGCCTGAGCCTGCCGGAGTTGCGGGGAAAGGTGCCGCGCTACACGGTGGTGCGCGTTGAGGCCTACGACCGCACCGGCAAGAAGCTGAAATACGTCGCCAAGGACTTCTCTGCCCGGGTCGTGCAGCACGAGTGCGATCACTTGCTCGGCAAGGTCTTCCTCGATCGCATGCGGTCGATGGAATCGCTCTCGTTCCTGCGCGAGTTCGGCCGGTACGCGAACGCCGTGGGCGACTGACGCCGCCCGCACCAGAAACGCCACCGAACTCTTCCGCAGCACACCCCACCCCGAACTCGGTACTCACCCGCCGGTACTCGAAGCGCGATCGAGGCGGACGCGCCACGCGGTGGTGTCGACGGACGAGCGTCCGCTCACCGCTT
This region includes:
- the def gene encoding peptide deformylase gives rise to the protein MAILKVAHLGNPILRRVAEPVPPEAIGTPEIQHLIDDLIDTMIEYDGAGLAAPQVHVSKQIVTFQVDGNPRYPDVETVPLTVLINPKITPMANHMEEDWEGCLSLPELRGKVPRYTVVRVEAYDRTGKKLKYVAKDFSARVVQHECDHLLGKVFLDRMRSMESLSFLREFGRYANAVGD